A single Oncorhynchus nerka isolate Pitt River linkage group LG10, Oner_Uvic_2.0, whole genome shotgun sequence DNA region contains:
- the LOC115135863 gene encoding solute carrier organic anion transporter family member 2B1-like isoform X2 has translation MLQLAQLLVSGYLKSSISTIERRYGFSSQKSGILASFNEVGNIVLIVFVSFFGSRVHRPRFIGGGALLVSLAALIMAMSHFISGPYKYTDHISESKDDDSGLCQLESSFQSPLSNHSCTQQESHSQQGVFPLLLLGQLLLGIGGVPIQPFGISYIDDYASKRNSPLYLGILLAVTSIGPAFGFMMGSFMLRFYVDIDKMSKDQIGLERRDPRWVGAWWLGFLVAASFLFLTSLPYLFFPRQMPKEETGSDATEPREEEEKKPLPDPVLELTLTQFLKSFPRIALRTLRNPIYLLVVLAQVHLAAMVAGLATFMAKFIERQFTQTASFSNMMIGGVSIPLAVLGIVLGGALMRRLSISTRGSALMCTAAILMCMLTALPLLLLGCSTQSVTGVYPTTQNGSLGCSAGCSCPTETFNPVCGSDGVEFISPCHAGCMTKVKDNNTIKVLNYTNCGCINGSHALPGTCGSNCEHLLLPFMVLSALTCFIASFSQTPSYMMILRTVRTEDKSFAVGVQYMLFRMLAFLPAPVLYGIAIDTTCILWGKKCGRNTSCHYYNMDLFRQRFLGLQVLFVCGAFICFLLSLLILRHRAGQQGQQAEQRYTVVNGVKSPDNNTASKELQRMPA, from the exons ATGCTCCAGCTGGCCCAGCTGTTGGTGTCTGGATATCTGAAGAGCTCCATCTCCACCATAGAGAGACGCTATGGCTTCTCTAGCCAGAAGTCTGGCATCTTGGCATCCTTCAATGAG gtggggaACATAGTCCTGATAGTGTTTGTTAGTTTCTTTGGTAGCCGTGTCCACAGACCACGGTTCATTGGTGGAGGGGCACTGTTGGTCAGTCTGGCTGCTCTGATAATGGCCATGTCTCATTTCATCAGTGGCCCCTACAAGTACACAGACCACATCAGCg AATCCAAGGATGACGACTCTGGCCTCTGCCAATTAGAGAGCTCTTTCCAATCACCCTTGTCCAATCATAGCTGCACTCAGCAGGAGAGTCACTCCCAGCAGGGAGTATTTCCACTCCTGCTCCTAGGACAGCTACTCCTGGGAATCGGCGGTGTTCCCATCCAACCCTTCGGAATCTCCTACATTGATGACTATGCCAGCAAGAGgaactctcctctctacctcg GCATCCTCCTGGCTGTCACGTCTATTGGTCCTGCTTTTGGCTTTATGATGGGCTCCTTCATGTTGCGCTTTTATGTCGACATCGACAAGATGTCCAAAG ATCAGATAGGTCTGGAGCGAAGAGACCCTCGCTGGGTGGGAGCCTGGTGGCTAGGATTCTTGGTGGCagcctccttcctcttcctcacctCCCTGCCCTACCTCTTCTTCCCCCGGCAGATGCCCAAAGAG GAAACTGGAAGCGATGCCACAGagcccagagaggaagaggaaaagaAACCACTGCCAGACCCGGTCCTGGAACTCACCCTCACACAGTTTCTCAAAA GTTTCCCCCGTATCGCCCTGCGGACGCTGCGGAACCCCATCTACCTGTTGGTGGTGCTGGCACAGGTCCACCTGGCAGCGATGGTAGCCGGCCTCGCCACCTTTATGGCCAAGTTCATAGAGCGCCAGTTCACCCAGACTGCCTCCTTCTCCAACATGATGATCG GTGGGGTGAGCATCCCTCTAGCGGTGCTGGGCATCGTGCTAGGTGGGGCTCTGATGAGGAGGCTGAGTATTTCTACTAGAGGCTCCGCCCTCATGTGCACGGCAGCCATCTTGATGTGTATGCTCACCGcactgcctctcctcctcctcggcTGCTCCACACAGAGTGTCACTGGCGTCTACCCCACCAC ACAGAATGGTTCCTTGGGGTGTAGCGCTGGGTGCTCCTGTCCGACCGAGACTTTTAACCCAGTGTGTGGCTCAGACGGGGTGGAGTTCATATCACCCTGTCATGCAGGTTGCATGACCAAAGTAAAGGACAACAACACCATCAAAGTCCTG AACTACACAAACTGTGGCTGTATCAACGGGTCCCATGCATTGCCGGGGACATGCGGTAGCAACTGTGAACACCTCCTCTTGCCCTTTATGGTTCTCTCTGCCCTCACCTGCTTCATCGCATCCTTCTCACAGACGCCATCATACATGATGATACTGag GACAGTGAGAACAGAGGATAAGTCTTTTGCTGTGGGAGTTCAGTACATGCTCTTCAGAATGCTGG CATTCCTGCCAGCCCCAGTCCTGTATGGCATTGCCATAGACACCACCTGTATCCTCTGGGGGAAGAAGTGTGGGAGGAACACATCATGTCACTACTACAACATGGACCTCTTCAGACAGAG GTTCCTGGGACTGCAGGTGTTGTTTGTTTGCGGAGCGTTCATctgcttcctgctctctctcctcatcctgaGACATAGGGCAGGACAACAAGGCCAGCAGGCGGAACAGAGATACACTGTGGTGAACGGAGTAAAGAGTCCCGACAACAACACCGCCTCCAAAGAACTGCAGAGGATGCCAGCATGA
- the LOC115135863 gene encoding solute carrier organic anion transporter family member 2B1-like isoform X1, with protein sequence MTGLDTENTPTPQPHLQNMTASDFQLNSDSQRSMPTSRCRGPFNSIKLFVLCHGMLQLAQLLVSGYLKSSISTIERRYGFSSQKSGILASFNEVGNIVLIVFVSFFGSRVHRPRFIGGGALLVSLAALIMAMSHFISGPYKYTDHISESKDDDSGLCQLESSFQSPLSNHSCTQQESHSQQGVFPLLLLGQLLLGIGGVPIQPFGISYIDDYASKRNSPLYLGILLAVTSIGPAFGFMMGSFMLRFYVDIDKMSKDQIGLERRDPRWVGAWWLGFLVAASFLFLTSLPYLFFPRQMPKEETGSDATEPREEEEKKPLPDPVLELTLTQFLKSFPRIALRTLRNPIYLLVVLAQVHLAAMVAGLATFMAKFIERQFTQTASFSNMMIGGVSIPLAVLGIVLGGALMRRLSISTRGSALMCTAAILMCMLTALPLLLLGCSTQSVTGVYPTTQNGSLGCSAGCSCPTETFNPVCGSDGVEFISPCHAGCMTKVKDNNTIKVLNYTNCGCINGSHALPGTCGSNCEHLLLPFMVLSALTCFIASFSQTPSYMMILRTVRTEDKSFAVGVQYMLFRMLAFLPAPVLYGIAIDTTCILWGKKCGRNTSCHYYNMDLFRQRFLGLQVLFVCGAFICFLLSLLILRHRAGQQGQQAEQRYTVVNGVKSPDNNTASKELQRMPA encoded by the exons ATATGACAGCCAGCGACTTCCAGCTGAACTCTGATTCACAGAGGTCGATGCCTACCTCAAGATGCAGGGGCCCCTTCAACAGCATCAAG ttATTTGTGCTGTGCCATGGCATGCTCCAGCTGGCCCAGCTGTTGGTGTCTGGATATCTGAAGAGCTCCATCTCCACCATAGAGAGACGCTATGGCTTCTCTAGCCAGAAGTCTGGCATCTTGGCATCCTTCAATGAG gtggggaACATAGTCCTGATAGTGTTTGTTAGTTTCTTTGGTAGCCGTGTCCACAGACCACGGTTCATTGGTGGAGGGGCACTGTTGGTCAGTCTGGCTGCTCTGATAATGGCCATGTCTCATTTCATCAGTGGCCCCTACAAGTACACAGACCACATCAGCg AATCCAAGGATGACGACTCTGGCCTCTGCCAATTAGAGAGCTCTTTCCAATCACCCTTGTCCAATCATAGCTGCACTCAGCAGGAGAGTCACTCCCAGCAGGGAGTATTTCCACTCCTGCTCCTAGGACAGCTACTCCTGGGAATCGGCGGTGTTCCCATCCAACCCTTCGGAATCTCCTACATTGATGACTATGCCAGCAAGAGgaactctcctctctacctcg GCATCCTCCTGGCTGTCACGTCTATTGGTCCTGCTTTTGGCTTTATGATGGGCTCCTTCATGTTGCGCTTTTATGTCGACATCGACAAGATGTCCAAAG ATCAGATAGGTCTGGAGCGAAGAGACCCTCGCTGGGTGGGAGCCTGGTGGCTAGGATTCTTGGTGGCagcctccttcctcttcctcacctCCCTGCCCTACCTCTTCTTCCCCCGGCAGATGCCCAAAGAG GAAACTGGAAGCGATGCCACAGagcccagagaggaagaggaaaagaAACCACTGCCAGACCCGGTCCTGGAACTCACCCTCACACAGTTTCTCAAAA GTTTCCCCCGTATCGCCCTGCGGACGCTGCGGAACCCCATCTACCTGTTGGTGGTGCTGGCACAGGTCCACCTGGCAGCGATGGTAGCCGGCCTCGCCACCTTTATGGCCAAGTTCATAGAGCGCCAGTTCACCCAGACTGCCTCCTTCTCCAACATGATGATCG GTGGGGTGAGCATCCCTCTAGCGGTGCTGGGCATCGTGCTAGGTGGGGCTCTGATGAGGAGGCTGAGTATTTCTACTAGAGGCTCCGCCCTCATGTGCACGGCAGCCATCTTGATGTGTATGCTCACCGcactgcctctcctcctcctcggcTGCTCCACACAGAGTGTCACTGGCGTCTACCCCACCAC ACAGAATGGTTCCTTGGGGTGTAGCGCTGGGTGCTCCTGTCCGACCGAGACTTTTAACCCAGTGTGTGGCTCAGACGGGGTGGAGTTCATATCACCCTGTCATGCAGGTTGCATGACCAAAGTAAAGGACAACAACACCATCAAAGTCCTG AACTACACAAACTGTGGCTGTATCAACGGGTCCCATGCATTGCCGGGGACATGCGGTAGCAACTGTGAACACCTCCTCTTGCCCTTTATGGTTCTCTCTGCCCTCACCTGCTTCATCGCATCCTTCTCACAGACGCCATCATACATGATGATACTGag GACAGTGAGAACAGAGGATAAGTCTTTTGCTGTGGGAGTTCAGTACATGCTCTTCAGAATGCTGG CATTCCTGCCAGCCCCAGTCCTGTATGGCATTGCCATAGACACCACCTGTATCCTCTGGGGGAAGAAGTGTGGGAGGAACACATCATGTCACTACTACAACATGGACCTCTTCAGACAGAG GTTCCTGGGACTGCAGGTGTTGTTTGTTTGCGGAGCGTTCATctgcttcctgctctctctcctcatcctgaGACATAGGGCAGGACAACAAGGCCAGCAGGCGGAACAGAGATACACTGTGGTGAACGGAGTAAAGAGTCCCGACAACAACACCGCCTCCAAAGAACTGCAGAGGATGCCAGCATGA